The nucleotide sequence ACAAAGTCATCGGACATAAAAATATTAAAGATGTGACCTCTGCTGACGTTTTGAAGATCATGCAAAATACAGTAAAGCGCGTTAAGGGTCAGGATAACCGTGGCACTGGCGAAGTAACAGCAATTGAAAACAGAAAGAAGATTGGCTCTGTGATGAGGTATGCCATTGCGACACTAAGAGCTGAGAACGATCCGACATATGCGGTACGCGAAGTTATTGCACGACCTGATGTTGAGCATGCAAGACCATTAAGTTTAACTGAACGAAAGGTATTTAGAGCGCGAATCGATAGTTATGGCGGTGCTGAATCAACTGTTAATTCTATTTTATTTTTGTTCTATACCATGCTTCGCACAATTGAAGTGCGCCGACTTCAATGGTCATTTATTGATTTTGAGGAAAGGACTATTACTTTTGAAAAGCAGACGCGAGAACAGCTAAAAAAAGGTATGCGTCTAACCAAGAAAAATAGAACGCATGTGGTTCCAATGTCTGAGCAGGTTTATCAACTTCTGATTAAGCAAAAGAAACTTACTGGCCGCAAGAAGTATGTTTTTGAGGGGGTCTATAATGGCGGCATGATGCCGGCGACTACAATTAATAGAGCGCTACAGTACATCATGCAGAATGTCACAGCTCATGATTTTAGAGCCACAGCATCCACCCTGCTTAATGAGCTTGGTTATGATGAAAAGTGGATCGAAACCCAACTAGCCCATGCTGATGAAAATAAAACCCGTGCGTCGTATAACCATGCTAAATACTTATCAGATCGTAGAAAAATGATGCAGGACTGGGCTGATATTGTGGATGGATGGAGGGAGTAAATTGAAGTTAAGGTTTTTATATCAAAATTCCGACTAAGTTAAAGTCGATACCCTTAACTGTGAGCTTTATATTTATAGAAGAATTTAGAAATTTTTTAATAATGAGGAAATATAATGGAAAAGCCGCACATTTACTGCGATAGAAAAATTATTAAGTGTTCTGTTTGTGGAGCATGGGATGACTATAGTTTTAACGATACTCAGCACTTTTATCTTATTGCTGCTGCCGAAGGTAAGCAAACTCGTGGACTCTATTCTATAGAGAGTATTAGGTGTAAAGAGTGCAATAAAGTGGCTAGAAATAATCAAGACCCTTATTTTTATTATTGAGGAATTATTTATTAAAGTAAAAAATAAAGCCCTCATTTGAGGGCATTTATCTATTTTATTAGAATATTGTTCTCTAGTGAGTTATTCAGTCTTATTTAAGAACTTTCACAATAGCAGCATGACGCGCTTTGCAGTCGCTATATTTAGCTACTGTATCAATAGACCAGACCAAAACAACCTTACCCTGCCCTGATTCCAGTTTTTGCAAATCAGGGCAAGACTCAAGGAGGTTTACTGGCACCACTGGTGATAAGTGAGTTGAGTTGCTGCAGGCCATCATCATCAAAGCAATGGTTGAGATACACAGGACGATCAATGATCTTTTGCACTTCACGCGTAACTGTTTCGACTTGCACGTGCTGCTCTGATTTTGCTGCTTCATAATCCGCACTCATCTGGTTAATTTGATTTTGTTTATGGGTTAGAGCTTTGAGATGGTTTTGCTCTATTTTCTGAATTTTTATCGTGCACTGCTCACCAGCCTTGCGCAGCTTTCCGCTTAAGTGATTGGTGTAAGCAACTTGCCCTAGCCATAAAAAGAAAAAGACCGCAATTGCGATCCAGTGTTTATATTTCCATAATAGATTTAGAGTCATTTTAAAAATAACTCCATTTCAATTTTCCTGCGATTCACCAGACCTTGCAGGCGTTTGCCACGAGCATTTACCCATAAGCCAAATTGATCAGCTGCCGCCTTATAATTTTTCTCATTCAGCCTTTTGACCAAAGTGGATTCTTCAAATGCGGTAGGTCCAATGTTATAGGCCAATGAAACCAAGGCATCAAACTGATTCTGATTGATCGGAACATTGACTGCGCTATTGACGGTTTGCTCGAATTTTTTCAAGTCATGTTGCATGTAGCTTTTGGCTTGTTCCAGTGTGCAGGTATCCCCTTTTTTGACACGAATACCATTTAGGTATTTTGTGGTGCCATAACCAATGGTCCATACC is from Acinetobacter lwoffii and encodes:
- a CDS encoding lysozyme, whose amino-acid sequence is MKHIFDFLRKISGGKLTQKQVDAADKLIATAYDDVTSMLGIATDEMSISPSGIDLIRNFESLRLNAYDDGVGVWTIGYGTTKYLNGIRVKKGDTCTLEQAKSYMQHDLKKFEQTVNSAVNVPINQNQFDALVSLAYNIGPTAFEESTLVKRLNEKNYKAAADQFGLWVNARGKRLQGLVNRRKIEMELFLK
- a CDS encoding tyrosine-type recombinase/integrase, with translation MLNDTKLKKLKPMEKAYRIADQGGLCIEVRSTGTKLWRVRYRYAGKASMISLGEYPIVSLAEARQKQDEIKSLLANNIDPAVHRQQEKAALLCDENSFEAIAKEYAADRLKDKSQTYIDAFHRAMEKDIYKVIGHKNIKDVTSADVLKIMQNTVKRVKGQDNRGTGEVTAIENRKKIGSVMRYAIATLRAENDPTYAVREVIARPDVEHARPLSLTERKVFRARIDSYGGAESTVNSILFLFYTMLRTIEVRRLQWSFIDFEERTITFEKQTREQLKKGMRLTKKNRTHVVPMSEQVYQLLIKQKKLTGRKKYVFEGVYNGGMMPATTINRALQYIMQNVTAHDFRATASTLLNELGYDEKWIETQLAHADENKTRASYNHAKYLSDRRKMMQDWADIVDGWRE